Proteins encoded in a region of the Populus alba chromosome 13, ASM523922v2, whole genome shotgun sequence genome:
- the LOC118035445 gene encoding uncharacterized protein: MQKLLQRYPSSPLLPCTPVSTSFFLFKNKPYPSFSMPTATNFCTSTSFLAAFVAKKLTITPTLTSRFYSTTYCTCRSAVGYKTTSPLRAWVVSRPAWHCTVASGQEGPFGTAVAAADAEGVRSSGDGEEEGKGEKGAEERAARLSRRQKRTGGDMEGNADLLTIPGVGPKNLRKLVEKGFTGMAELKQFYKDKFLGKSSETMVEYLQSSVGIIHKNHAESITTFIKESVDEELKVLNPDARTKPKKRLTFCVEGNISVGKTTFLKRIVSDTIELRDLVEVVPEPIDKWQDVGPDHFNILDAFYADPSRYAYTFQNYVFVTRVMQERESSGGLKPLRLMERSVFSDRMVFVRAVHEAKWMNEMEISIYDSWFDPVVSVLPGLIPDAFIYLRASPDTCHKRMMHRKRTEEGGVSLDYLCDLHEKHESWLFPFESGNHGVLSVSKLPLNLDNSLHPDIKDRVFYLEGDHMHSSIQKVPALILDCEANIDFSRDVEAKENYARQVAEFFKHVKQMKEVSSTKADEGGVNQQNVILPHEGGLILPNGTRFPEHALKSLDFTRAMSLLSDQ; encoded by the exons ATGCAGAAGTTGCTACAAAGATACCCTTCAAGCCCCCTCCTCCCCTGCACTCCTGTTTCTactagtttttttctcttcaaaaacaAACCCTACCCTTCTTTTTCAATGCCAACTGCTACTAATTTCTGCACCAGTACTTCCTTTTTAGCTGCCTTTGTAGCCAAGAAACTCACTATCACACCCACACTGACCTCTCGCTTCTATTCGACTACCTACTGCACCTGTCGTAGCGCTGTTGGGTATAAAACAACTAGCCCATTAAGGGCATGGGTGGTGTCACGGCCGGCGTGGCATTGCACGGTGGCTAGTGGGCAGGAAGGGCCTTTCGGGACTGCTGTGGCCGCGGCGGATGCTGAAGGTGTGAGGAGTAGTGGTGATGGAGAAGAGGAAGGAAAAGGTGAAAAGGGGGCGGAAGAAAGGGCGGCGAGGTTGAGTAGGAGGCAGAAGAGGACGGGTGGTGATATGGAGGGGAATGCTGATTTGCTGACAATTCCTGGTGTAGGGCCAAAGAATTTGAGAAAATTGGTGGAGAAAGGGTTTACAGGAATGGCTGAGCTTAAGCAGTTTTATAAGGATAAG TTTCTTGGAAAATCCAGTGAGACAATGGTTGAGTATTTACAGAGTTCTGTGGGAATTATTCACAAAAATCATGCTGAGAGTATAACTACTTTCATCAAAGAGAGTGTGGATGAAGAGTTAAAGGTTTTAAATCCAGATGCAAGGACCAAACCTAAGAAGCGACTCACATTTTGTGTCGAGGGAAATATCAGTGTTGGAAAGACAACATTTCTTAAGAGAATAGTTAGTGATACAATTGAGCTGCGAGATCTTGTTGAGGTGGTGCCTGAACCCATTGATAAGTGGCAGGATGTTGGGCCTGACCACTTTAATATACTTGATGCTTTCTATGCTGACCCATCAAGGTATGCTTATACCTTCCAGAATTATGTTTTTGTCACAAGGGTTATGCAGGAAAGAGAATCATCTGGTGGGTTGAAGCCACTCAGGTTGATGGAAAGAAGTGTTTTCAGTGACAGAATG GTCTTTGTACGAGCTGTGCATGAGGCGAAGTGGATGAATGAAATGGAGATCAGCATTTACGACTCATGGTTTGATCCAGTTGTCTCAGTTTTGCCGGGGCTTATTCCTGATGCTTTCATCTACCTTAGAGCAAGCCCTGATACTTGTCACAAGAGAATGATGCATAGGAAAAGGACAGAAGAAGGGGGAGTCAGCCTAGATTATCTTTGTGATCTGCATGAGAAACATGAGAGCTGGCTTTTCCCATTTGAAAGTGGTAATCATGGGGTACTTTCTGTGAGTAAGCTTCCACTAAATCTGGATAATTCACTACATCCGGATATAAAAGACAGGGTGTTTTATTTGGAAGGCGATCATATGCATTCAAGTATTCAAAAG GTCCCTGCTTTGATTCTTGATTGCGAAGCCAACATTGATTTTAGCAGGGATGTTGAAGCTAAGGAGAA CTATGCGCGCCAAGTTGCTGAGTTCTTTAAACATGTGAAGCAAATGAAGGAAGTTTCATCAACAAAAGCTGATGAAGGTGGTGTTAACCAGCAAAACGTCATCCTTCCTCATGAAGGTGGGTTGATTTTACCAAATGGAACACGCTTCCCTGAGCATGCTCTCAAATCCTTAGATTTTACTCGAGCCATGTCACTCCTGTCTGACCAGTGA
- the LOC118035444 gene encoding serine acetyltransferase 5, protein MPPEGELRYPPPPPTESTTTIDEEAGWVWAQIKAEARRDAEAEPALASYLYSTILSHSSLERSLAFHLGNKLCSSTLLSTLLYDLFLNTFTSDPGLRVAAVADLRAARARDPACVSFSHCLLNYKGFLACQAHRVAHKLWNQSRRPLALALHSRISDVFAVDIHPAAKIGKGILFDHATGVVIGETAVIGNNVSILHHVTLGGTGKASGDRHPKIGDGVLIGAGATILGNVKIGEGAKIGAGSVVLIDVPPRTTTVGNPARLVGGKEKPTKHEECPGESMDHTSFISDWSDYII, encoded by the exons ATGCCGCCGGAAGGGGAGCTCCGATACCCGCCACCGCCACCAACAGAGTCCACCACCACAATAGACGAAGAGGCGGGCTGGGTGTGGGCCCAGATAAAAGCAGAAGCGAGGCGCGACGCCGAGGCAGAGCCAGCTTTGGCAAGCTACCTATATTCGACAATTCTGTCTCACTCATCATTAGAGAGGTCGCTCGCCTTTCATTTAGGAAACAAGCTCTGCTCTTCAACGCTTCTCTCAACTCTCTTGTACGATCTCTTCCTCAACACTTTCACTTCAGACCCTGGTCTTCGCGTCGCTGCTGTTGCTGACCTTCGAGCCGCACGTGCTCGTGACCCTGCTTGCGTTTCTTTCTCTCACTGCCTCCTCAATTACAAAGGTTTCTTGGCCTGCCAG gCTCATCGAGTTGCTCACAAGCTGTGGAATCAGTCTCGTAGGCCACTGGCGTTGGCTTTACACTCTCGAATCTCTGATGTTTTTGCCGTTGATATACACCCAGCAGCCAAGATTGGCAAGGGTATACTTTTTGATCATGCAACTGGTGTGGTGATTGGTGAAACAGCAGTGATTGGTAATAATGTCTCCATTTTGCATCATGTTACACTTGGAGGAACAGGGAAAGCCTCTGGGGATCGGCATCCCAAGATTGGTGACGGAGTGTTGATTGGAGCAGGTGCCACCATTTTGGGGAATGTAAAGATTGGGGAAGGAGCAAAGATTGGAGCAGGCTCAGTAGTGCTAATTGATGTGCCCCCTCGAACCACTACAGTTGGAAATCCTGCAAGGTTAGTGGGAGGGAAGGAAAAACCAACTAAGCATGAGGAATGCCCTGGAGAGTCCATGGATCATACTTCATTTATCTCCGACTGGTcagattatattatttga